The Thermobifida halotolerans sequence GATGACGGCGTCGAGGAAGTCGGCGATGGGTTCGGGGTTGAACGCCGCGTGGCCCCCGGCCAGCACGATCGGGTGCTCGTCACCCCGGTCGACCGCGTGCAGCGGGATGCCCGCCAGGTCCAGCGCGGTGAGCAGGTTGGTGTAGCCCATCTCGCTGGCGAAGCTGACGCCCAGCACGTCGAAGGCGGCCAGCGGCCGGTGCGCGTCCACGGTGAAGTGCGGCACCCCGTGCTCGCGCATGAGCTTCTCCAGGTCGGGCCAGACCGCGTAGGTGCGTTCGGCGAGCACGCCCTCGCGCTCGTTGAGGATCTCGTAGAGGATCTGGATGCCCTGGTTGGGGACCCCGACCTCGTAGGCGTCGGGGTACATCAGCGCCCACCGCACCTCCGTGTCGTCCCACTCCTTGACAACGGAGTTCAGCTCACCCCCCACGTACTGGATCGGCTTTTGCACCTGCGGCAGCAGCGATTCCAACTGCGGGAAGACGGATTCGACAGGCATTGGTCCAGAACCTTTGACGGGAATTGTCGTGTTAGGGAGTGTGGATCGCCGGAACCATGCTGCGGCCCGACGCCTCGCACAGCTTGGCGATGTCCCCCGGATCACTGGTCACGATCCGGATGGCGGCTCGGTCGAAGGCGGCGGCCACCACCATCGCGTCCACCGCGTCGCTCAGTCCACTGCGTCCGATGAGCTCTCCTGCACGATATGCGAGCCTCTCGGTCGGCGCGAGAATCGAGCAGGTCTTCAGGAAGCGCGCCAGTCGCTCCTGACGCGCTCCGTTCCGCCATGCCTGCGCGAGGACCGGCGTGATGACGAGCAGCGACCGCCCCTGTCTGCAGAGCCGCTCGTGGCGATCCAGGAAGTGCTTGTCGTTGCGTTCGGCCGCGAGGAGGGCTCCCGTGTCGTAGACGACGGGAAGGGTGGTGCTCATTCAGGAGGCCATCCGCTCCGCGTTCAGGAAACGCGCCTCGTCTGCGGCGATCTCGGCGTCGATCTGCGCGGCCTCGGCGGGTGTCAGCTCGCCGATCTCCGCCCGGATCTCCGCCAGAATCGCGAGGGTCTCGGCCCGACGGTTGGCCTCCTGCGTCGCCTGGGCGAGATAGGCGGAAAGGGAGACTCCCTGCTCGCGGGCGATGCGGCGTGCCTCGCTGACAACCGCCTCCGGAAAAGTGACGGAGATCTTCTCTGTTGCCATATCCGAATCCTACCAGAAGGAACCCAGGGGGAATCATTCACTACTACTCCGCTTCCCTGTCATGCGCGCGGACGGCCAGCACCAGGCCGATCCCGGTGAGGTTGGCGACGGCGGCGGACCCCCCGTAGGAGACGAACGGCAGGGGCAGTCCGGTGACCGGCGTGAGCCCCAGGGTCATGCCGATGTTGACGAACGCCTGGAAGCAGATCCAGGCGGCGACCCCGACGCAGACCAGCCGGCCGTAGGGGTGGCCGCAGCGGGCGGCGACCCGCAGGACGCGCAGCAGCACCACGCCCAGCAGGACGATGGCGGCACTCCCCCCGACGAAACCGAGCTCCTCGGCCACGACGGTGAAGATGAAGTCGGTGTGCTGTTCGGGGACGAACTTCCCGCTCGTCTGCTCACCCCGGAACAGTCCGGAGCCCCCCAGACCACCCGAGCCGACGGCGATGAGCGCCTGGTTGACGTTGTACCCGGCGCCCAGCGGGTCGGCCCCCGGGTCGATGAAGGAGGCGAAACGTGCCACCTGGTAGTCCTTCAGCAGGTCGAACCGCCACACCGCGAGAGCGCCCAGCAGTCCGCAGCCGAGAAGGAGCAGCACCCAGCGCGGCGACGCGCCCGAGGAGGCGAGCATGGCCAGGTAGACCGCTCCCAGCACCATCGCGGTACCCAGATCGGGTTGCAGCAGGATCAGTCCCATCGGCACCGCCAGAACCGCCAGGCTGAACAGCACGTCCCGGGTGGTGGGGGCGGGCTCCCCGTCCCGGGGTTCGCCCAGCAGCACGGCCACCCCCAGGATCAGCGCGATCTTGGCGACCTCCCCCGGCTGGGCCTGCAGACCGCCGATCACGATCCACGAACGGGCGCCGTTGATGACCTCACCCAGCGGGGTGAGCACCAGGAGCAGCCCGACCGTGGCGACCGCGAACACGACGGGCACGCAGGCGCGCACCACCCGGTGGCCCAACGAGGCGACGGCGAGACAGACCAGCAGAGCGAGCACCAGGTGCCCCAGGTGCCGCCAGGCGTACTCGGTGAGCCCCGTCGACCCGTCGGGCGACAGGGTGGCCGACCACACCACCAGGACCCCCAGCACACCGAGGGCGAGCACCGCTGCCAGCAGCACCCAGTCCACACGGTGGGGCGCGGCCCACACGGCGAGCCGCCTGAGGCGCACCCCCGGGGAGGCCGGCCGCACGGACGTCTCGGAGCGAAGCGACATGCGATCCTCCCGGGGTCACTCGTCGAGGAGGCGGACGGTTCCGCCGGGACGGACCGTGGACGCCTGGGTGGACGACTCGCCGCCGGTGCGCACGTCCAGGGTCTGCCCCCGCGTGGCCGGAGCGGCCACCGCCTGGACGCGGTTTCCCTCCGCCAGCGTCCGGTAGTGCTCGCCCATCGGCACCTGGAGGTACCACAGTCTTCCCACCAGGACCGCCAGCAGGCACACGACCAGCACCTGGGCGGCGACCACCGGGCCGCCCCCGCCGGAGCGGGGACCGGTCCGGCTGTCGGGACCATCCGCCAGAACACCCATCAGGCTCTCCCCCTTCCTGGCCGCTGGGCACCGTCGATCGCTGCGAGGTCGCCGTCGGGGGGAGTGCGCGGCACCCGCACCGCCGCGTACCGCACGGCCGGGGCTGCGGTGGTCGGCGGCAACGCCGTTGCTCTCCGAGGTCGGACGGTGTCGCGGGTCATGTCAGCGCCGCCGCTCGGGAACCAGGACCCGGTCGAGCCGCTCGTAGTTCTCCGCGCAGGTGCCCGCGCCCACGGCCACCGAGTCCGGCGCGTTCTCGGCCACGTGGACCGGCATCCCGGTCTCGTGGCGCAGCCGCTCGTCCAGGCCGCGCAGCAGCGCTCCGCCGCCGGTGAGGGCGATGCCGCGGTCCATGATGTCGCCCGCCAACTCCGGGGGGCAGCGGTCCAGGGTGGCGCGCACCGCGTCGATGATGGCGCAGACGGGTTCCTCGACGGCCTCGCGGACCTGCGCCGCCGACAGGAGCACGGTCTTGGGCAGGCCGCTGACCAGGTCCCGGCCGCGCACCTCGGCGCGCAGCTCCTCGGTCGCCGCGGGATGGACCGAGGCGACGGCCTTCTTGAGCTCCTCGGCGGTGCGCTCCCCCACCGTCAGGGAGTGCTCCTTCTTGACGAAGGCGATGATGGCCTCGTCGAGTTCGTCCCCGCCGACCCGGACGGACCGGGAGATGACGATGCCGCCCATGGAGATGACGGCCACCTGGGTGGTTCCGCCGCCGATGTCCACGACCATGGTGCCGGTCGGCTCGTGCACGGGCAGTCCCGCTCCGATCGCCGCGGCCATGGGTTCTTCGATGACGAAGACGCGGCGCGCCCCGGCCCGGTGGCCGGCTTCCTTGACCGCGCGGTGCTCCACCGGGGCGACTCCGCTGGGCACCGCGACGACCAGACGCGGTCTGGCAAGATGGCGGCGCCGGTGGGTCTTGTGGACGAAGTACCGCAGCATCCGCTCGGTGGTCTCGAAGTCGGCGATGACGCCGTCCTTGAGCGGACGTACGGCGGTGATGCCTTCGGGGGTGCGGCCGATGATCTGCTTGGCCTCGGTGCCGACCGCCACGATCCTCCCGGTCGAGGTGTTGAGGGCCACCACCGAGGGCTCGTTCAGGACGATTCCCCGGCCGCGCAGGTAGACGAGGGTGTTCGCGGTTCCCAGGTCGACCGCCATGTCACGGCTGAGAAAAGCGGGTCTGGTGGTCATGCGGCGTCCTCAGCGGCGTCGAACGGGATGCGGCTCGTCAGGGGCGGGTGCGGTGCGCTTCGTGCCTCCGTCACCCGCAAGAATAACTCCGCGCATCCGACTAGTTACACAAACGCGCCGGTTTGTCGCGAGGCGCCGAAAAACGCGACCGCGGCCGGACGGAGGAATCCGTCCGGCCGCGGTCGGTGAAGCGCGGTACCGGTGCCCTGGTCGCCGCCGGTCGGGCCGGACCGGGCGGCGGGCAGCCCCCGCGAGACGCCGTCGAGGGCCCCTCCCGCGTCGGCGGGCGCCCCGCCTCAGGCCAGGTCGGGGAAGAACAGCTTGATCTCGCGCTCGGCCGAGTAGGTGGAGTCCGAGCCGTGCACGATGTTGGCCTGGACGTCCAGGCCGTAGTCACCGCGGATGGTGCCCGGAGCGGCGGCGATCGGGTCGGTGGTGCCGGCCAGGGAGCGAAACGCCTCGACCGCGCGGTTGCCCTCCACGACCATGGCCACCAGCGGGCCGCCGGTGATGAACTCGACCAGCGAGGGAAAGAACGGCTTGTCGGTGTGCTCCTCGTAGTGGGTCTTGGCGGTCTCCTCGTCCAGGGTGCGCAGTTCGAGGGCGGCGATCTTGAGCCCCTTGCGCTCGATGCGGGAGATGACGTCGCCGATGATGTTGCGACGCACGCCGTCGGGCTTGATCAGGACAAGGGTGCGCTCCACGGTTGTTCTCTCCTCGACGGATCGTTCACTGGGCCACGGTGTCACCGGTGCGGGGACCGCCACTGCCGCGGTACGCACCGCCTCCGGTGGTGCGTACCCTACCGGTTCCGCGGCCCCGGGCCCGCCTTCCGCGACCGTGGCCCGCCGGGCCCTGCGGGTGCCGCCTCAGGCTCCGCCCGCGTCCCCGGACGCGGTCCGCACCGCCTCGACCCGCCGTCCGAGGACCACTCCGGCGATCCACAGCCCGGCGAAGACGATCCCCAGGTAGGTCAGCCCCGGTACGAGCAGGCTGCTGGCCACGAACGCCACCTGGAGCGCGCACGCGGCGTAGAAGCCCCAGGCGAAGCGCTGCGTCCCGGCCAGAACCAGCGCGGCCAGGGCGAGACCGCCCCAGACCCCTCCGGCCAGGCCCGGCGAGTGTCCGCCGAGCTGGATGGCGACGGGGATGGCCAGGCCCAGCACCACCGCTTCGAAAGCCAGGACAACGGCGCAGACGGTCCGCACGGTCACTCCCTCTTCATCAGGTGGGTGGCGTCTCCGGCGGTGACGACCGAACCGGTCACGAGCACCCCGGCGCCACCGAACTGCGCGTCCCGCTCGGCCAGGGTGACGGCCTGGTCGATGGCGTCGTCCAACCGGGCGGCCAGGTGGACGCGGTCGGCGCCGAAGACCTCCTCGGCGATCTCGCGGAGCTCCCGCGGCGGCATCGCGCGCGGCGAGGAGTTGGCGGTGACCACCACCTCGCCGAGCAGCGGCTCCAACGGTTCCAGGATGCCCTCGACGTCCTTGTCCGCCAGGACCGCCACCACCCCCACCAGCCGGTCGAAGGTGAAGGACTCGCGGACCGCCTCCACGGTCGCGGTCATCCCCGCGGGATTGTGCGCGGAGTCGACGAGGACCGTCGGACTGGTCCGCACGATCTCCAGCCGTCCCGGAGAGGAGGCCTTGGCCATGGCGGTGCGCACCAGGTCGGGGTCGAGTCCCTCCTCCCGGTCGGAGGGAACGGCGAACGCCTCGACGGCGGCCAGGGCCACGGCGGCGTTGGACGCCTGGTGGGCGCCGAACATCGGCAGGAAGATCCCGTCGTAGCCGGAGCGCAGCCCCTTGACGGCGATCTGCTGTCCCCCCACGGCGAGGTCCCTGTGGAGGACGCCGAACTCCAGCCCCTCACGGGCGACCTCGGCTCCCACCTCGGCGGCCCGGCGCAGCAGCGTCTGCGCGGCGGGCAGTGTCTGCTGGGCGAGCACCGCGACGCTGCCGGGTTTGATGATGCCCGCCTTCTCCTCGGCGATGCCCTCGACCGTGTCGGAGAGGTAGCGGGTGTGGTCGACGGAGACGGGGGTGACGACGGCGACGTCGGCCTCGACCACGTTGGTGGCGTCCCACGTGCCGCCCATGCCCACCTCGACCACGGCCACGTCCACGGGCGCGTCGGCGAAGGCCGCGTACGCCATGACGGTGAGCACCTCGAAGAACGACATGGGCACGTCGCTTCCCTCGTCCACCATCCGCACGTACGGCAGGACGTCGGCGTAGAGGTCGACGAACGCCTCCTCGGAGATCGGCTCACCGTCGATCACGATGCGCTCGCGCATGCTCGTCAGGTGCGGACTGGTGTAGCGTCCGACCCGCAACTGCCGCTCCCGGAGCAGGCCGTCGATCATCCGCGCGGTCGAGGTCTTGCCGTTGGTCCCGGTCACGTGGATGACGCGGTAGTTGCTCTGGGGGTGGCCGAGCAGGTCCATCGCCGCGCGCATGCGGTCCAGCGTGGGATGGATGACCGACTCCCCCGCGCGCGCGAGGATCCCGGCCTGCGCCTCCCGATAGCGCGAATGCACCTGTTCCCTGTTCACAGCGTCGGTCCCGTCGACTTGTCCACCGTCTCAGCCTACTCACCCGCGGGACCGACCGGGGTCGGGCGGCCCCCGCGCGGGACCCGTACACGGTGGCCTTGGTGTTTCTTTGCCGACACGGACGCGTGGGGCGGACCGCTCCCGGACAGCGGGCACAGCGGCACCACCGCCGACACGGGAGGAGATCCCCATGCAACGGAAGAGGAGCACCACCGGGTTCGTGGCCGCCGTGGCACTGGCGCTGGCCGCGTTGAGCGGCTGCGAGACCGGCGTGGACGACACCGGCGTGGAGGAGAACGGCGTGGAGGAGAACGGCGTGGACGACAACGGCGTGGACGACAACGGCGTGGAGGAGAACGGCGTGGTCGAGGAGACGGCTCCCCAGGAGGAGATGACGGAGGAGGAGCAGTAGGAGCCTCCGTCCCCACGGCCGCAGCCGAACTCGACGCTGCCGTGGCCGTGGCACCGGTCGAGTACGGCGCCGTACCGGTGGAGCGGCCGGTTGACCTGACGCTGCGGCGGCGCGGCGCGGAGACCGAGGAGCCGGAGGTGTGCAGGCGGTCATCGGGTCGCGCGTGCCGGCCCCTCCTCTCTCCGCATGCGGACGGCAACCGGGTGCGGGACGCGGCC is a genomic window containing:
- a CDS encoding PIN domain-containing protein, which translates into the protein MSTTLPVVYDTGALLAAERNDKHFLDRHERLCRQGRSLLVITPVLAQAWRNGARQERLARFLKTCSILAPTERLAYRAGELIGRSGLSDAVDAMVVAAAFDRAAIRIVTSDPGDIAKLCEASGRSMVPAIHTP
- the rodA gene encoding rod shape-determining protein RodA — its product is MSLRSETSVRPASPGVRLRRLAVWAAPHRVDWVLLAAVLALGVLGVLVVWSATLSPDGSTGLTEYAWRHLGHLVLALLVCLAVASLGHRVVRACVPVVFAVATVGLLLVLTPLGEVINGARSWIVIGGLQAQPGEVAKIALILGVAVLLGEPRDGEPAPTTRDVLFSLAVLAVPMGLILLQPDLGTAMVLGAVYLAMLASSGASPRWVLLLLGCGLLGALAVWRFDLLKDYQVARFASFIDPGADPLGAGYNVNQALIAVGSGGLGGSGLFRGEQTSGKFVPEQHTDFIFTVVAEELGFVGGSAAIVLLGVVLLRVLRVAARCGHPYGRLVCVGVAAWICFQAFVNIGMTLGLTPVTGLPLPFVSYGGSAAVANLTGIGLVLAVRAHDREAE
- a CDS encoding rod shape-determining protein, with translation MTTRPAFLSRDMAVDLGTANTLVYLRGRGIVLNEPSVVALNTSTGRIVAVGTEAKQIIGRTPEGITAVRPLKDGVIADFETTERMLRYFVHKTHRRRHLARPRLVVAVPSGVAPVEHRAVKEAGHRAGARRVFVIEEPMAAAIGAGLPVHEPTGTMVVDIGGGTTQVAVISMGGIVISRSVRVGGDELDEAIIAFVKKEHSLTVGERTAEELKKAVASVHPAATEELRAEVRGRDLVSGLPKTVLLSAAQVREAVEEPVCAIIDAVRATLDRCPPELAGDIMDRGIALTGGGALLRGLDERLRHETGMPVHVAENAPDSVAVGAGTCAENYERLDRVLVPERRR
- the ndk gene encoding nucleoside-diphosphate kinase, coding for MERTLVLIKPDGVRRNIIGDVISRIERKGLKIAALELRTLDEETAKTHYEEHTDKPFFPSLVEFITGGPLVAMVVEGNRAVEAFRSLAGTTDPIAAAPGTIRGDYGLDVQANIVHGSDSTYSAEREIKLFFPDLA
- a CDS encoding DUF4233 domain-containing protein, whose translation is MRTVCAVVLAFEAVVLGLAIPVAIQLGGHSPGLAGGVWGGLALAALVLAGTQRFAWGFYAACALQVAFVASSLLVPGLTYLGIVFAGLWIAGVVLGRRVEAVRTASGDAGGA
- a CDS encoding bifunctional folylpolyglutamate synthase/dihydrofolate synthase, producing the protein MHSRYREAQAGILARAGESVIHPTLDRMRAAMDLLGHPQSNYRVIHVTGTNGKTSTARMIDGLLRERQLRVGRYTSPHLTSMRERIVIDGEPISEEAFVDLYADVLPYVRMVDEGSDVPMSFFEVLTVMAYAAFADAPVDVAVVEVGMGGTWDATNVVEADVAVVTPVSVDHTRYLSDTVEGIAEEKAGIIKPGSVAVLAQQTLPAAQTLLRRAAEVGAEVAREGLEFGVLHRDLAVGGQQIAVKGLRSGYDGIFLPMFGAHQASNAAVALAAVEAFAVPSDREEGLDPDLVRTAMAKASSPGRLEIVRTSPTVLVDSAHNPAGMTATVEAVRESFTFDRLVGVVAVLADKDVEGILEPLEPLLGEVVVTANSSPRAMPPRELREIAEEVFGADRVHLAARLDDAIDQAVTLAERDAQFGGAGVLVTGSVVTAGDATHLMKRE